From Solea senegalensis isolate Sse05_10M linkage group LG7, IFAPA_SoseM_1, whole genome shotgun sequence, a single genomic window includes:
- the LOC122772557 gene encoding src substrate protein p85-like isoform X1 — protein MWKAAAGQSIKVDVDDGGDDWETDPDFENDVSEKEQRWGAKTVSGSGHQEHIDIHRLRETVSTEHTSLKQKELETMPKASHGYGGRFGVQQDRMDKSAVGHEYQSKLSKHCSQTDTSKGFGGKYGVQSDRVDQSALGFEYAGKTEKHASQKDYSSGFGGRYGVQTDRVDQSAVGFDYQGKTEKHESQKDYSKGFGGKFGVEMDKVDKSAVGFEYQGKTERHESQKDYVKGFGGKFGVQTDRQDKSALGWDHQEKLQLHESQKDYKRGFGGQYGVQAERQDQCALGFEHKESLAKHESQKDYSKGFGGKFGVQNDRMDKSAGTFEDVEKPTSSYQKTKPVEAAGSSTGSIKARFENISKQKEEEDRKRAEEERARRQAKEKQEQEEARRKIEETPKAPSPAPAASPSPAPSPTPPVQHHVTEEATFNAAAENGEQLYEEPQSRYEPPQEDLYQTPEEPAAATEEQQYEYGEDLGVTAVALYDYQAAGDDEISFDPDDIITNIEMIDEGWWRGVCRGSYGLFPANYVEVRQ, from the exons ATGTGGaaggcagcagcaggacagTCGATCAAGGTGGACGTTGATGACGGTGGAGACGACTGGGAGACTGACCCTGACTTTGAG AATGACGTGTCAGAGAAGGAGCAGCGCTGGGGGGCCAAGACGGTTTCTGGTTCGGGACACCAGGAGCACATAGA TATCCACCGGCTGCGTGAGACGGTTTCAACCGAGCACACCAGCTTGAAGCAAAAGGAGTTGGAGACCATGCCCAAGGCTTCGCATGGATATGGAGGAAGGTTCGGAGTCCAGCAGGACCGCATGGACAAG TCTGCTGTAGGTCACGAATACCAGAGCAAGTTGTCGAAGCACTGCTCCCAGACGGACACATCCAAGGGCTTTGGAGGAAAATATGGCGTGCAGTCAGACCGCGTTGACCAG TCTGCACTTGGGTTCGAGTATGCTGGAAAAACCGAGAAACATGCCTCGCAAAAAG ACTACTCCAGTGGGTTTGGGGGGCGATATGGAGTGCAGACAGATCGTGTCGACCAGAGTGCAGTGGGCTTCGATTACCAGGGCAAAACTGAGAAACACGAGTCCCAGAAAG ATTACTCCAAAGGCTTTGGCGGCAAGTTTGGTGTTGAGATGGACAAGGTGGACAAAAGTGCTGTGGGCTTCGAGTACCAGGGAAAAACAGAGAGGCACGAGTCACAGAAAG actATGTAAAAGGCTTTGGCGGCAAGTTTGGCGtgcagacggacagacaggaTAAATCAGCACTGGGATGGGACCATCAGGAGAAACTGCAGCTCCATGAGTCTCAGAAAG ACTATAAGCGTGGGTTTGGAGGGCAGTATGGGGTTCAGGCGGAGAGGCAGGACCAGTGTGCCCTCGGCTTTGAGCACAAGGAGAGCCTGGCCAAGCACGAGTCCCAGAAAG ATTATTCTAAAGGGTTTGGAGGAAAGTTTGGTGTCCAGAATGACAGGATGGATAAG AGTGCGGGGACATTTGAAGACGTGGAGAAGCCGACCTCATCTTACCAGAAAACCAAACCTGTGGAGGCTG CCGGCAGCAGCACAGGAAGCATCAAGGCCCGCTTCGAGAACATCTCCAagcagaaagaggaggaggacaggaagaGGGCGGAGGAAGAGCGAGCGCGTCGACAGGCCAAGGagaagcaggagcaggaggaggcgcGGCGTAAGATTGAAGAAACGCCCAAGGCTCCATCTCCCGCCCCTGCTGCCAGTCCCAGTCCCGCTCCCAGCCCAACACCACCTGTCCAACATCAT GTCACAGAGGAAGCGACGTTCAACGCTGCTGCAGAGAACGGAGAGCAGCTGTACGAGGAACCGCAGAGTCGGTACGAGCCGCCACAGGAGGATCTCTACCAGACACCTGAGGAACCCGCTGCTGCCACAG AAGAGCAGCAGTATGAGTACGGTGAGGACCTTGGGGTGACGGCGGTGGCGCTCTACGACTACCAAGCAG ctGGCGACGACGAGATCTCCTTTGACCCAGACGACATCATCACCAACATCGAGATGATCGACGAAGGCTGGTGGCGAGGTGTGTGCAGAGGCTCCTACGGCCTTTTCCCCGCCAACTACGTGGAGGTTcggcagtga
- the LOC122772557 gene encoding src substrate cortactin-like isoform X2, translating to MWKAAAGQSIKVDVDDGGDDWETDPDFENDVSEKEQRWGAKTVSGSGHQEHIDIHRLRETVSTEHTSLKQKELETMPKASHGYGGRFGVQQDRMDKSAVGHEYQSKLSKHCSQTDTSKGFGGKYGVQSDRVDQSALGFEYAGKTEKHASQKDYSSGFGGRYGVQTDRVDQSAVGFDYQGKTEKHESQKDYSKGFGGKFGVEMDKVDKSAVGFEYQGKTERHESQKDYVKGFGGKFGVQTDRQDKSALGWDHQEKLQLHESQKDYSKGFGGKFGVQNDRMDKSAGTFEDVEKPTSSYQKTKPVEAAGSSTGSIKARFENISKQKEEEDRKRAEEERARRQAKEKQEQEEARRKIEETPKAPSPAPAASPSPAPSPTPPVQHHVTEEATFNAAAENGEQLYEEPQSRYEPPQEDLYQTPEEPAAATEEQQYEYGEDLGVTAVALYDYQAAGDDEISFDPDDIITNIEMIDEGWWRGVCRGSYGLFPANYVEVRQ from the exons ATGTGGaaggcagcagcaggacagTCGATCAAGGTGGACGTTGATGACGGTGGAGACGACTGGGAGACTGACCCTGACTTTGAG AATGACGTGTCAGAGAAGGAGCAGCGCTGGGGGGCCAAGACGGTTTCTGGTTCGGGACACCAGGAGCACATAGA TATCCACCGGCTGCGTGAGACGGTTTCAACCGAGCACACCAGCTTGAAGCAAAAGGAGTTGGAGACCATGCCCAAGGCTTCGCATGGATATGGAGGAAGGTTCGGAGTCCAGCAGGACCGCATGGACAAG TCTGCTGTAGGTCACGAATACCAGAGCAAGTTGTCGAAGCACTGCTCCCAGACGGACACATCCAAGGGCTTTGGAGGAAAATATGGCGTGCAGTCAGACCGCGTTGACCAG TCTGCACTTGGGTTCGAGTATGCTGGAAAAACCGAGAAACATGCCTCGCAAAAAG ACTACTCCAGTGGGTTTGGGGGGCGATATGGAGTGCAGACAGATCGTGTCGACCAGAGTGCAGTGGGCTTCGATTACCAGGGCAAAACTGAGAAACACGAGTCCCAGAAAG ATTACTCCAAAGGCTTTGGCGGCAAGTTTGGTGTTGAGATGGACAAGGTGGACAAAAGTGCTGTGGGCTTCGAGTACCAGGGAAAAACAGAGAGGCACGAGTCACAGAAAG actATGTAAAAGGCTTTGGCGGCAAGTTTGGCGtgcagacggacagacaggaTAAATCAGCACTGGGATGGGACCATCAGGAGAAACTGCAGCTCCATGAGTCTCAGAAAG ATTATTCTAAAGGGTTTGGAGGAAAGTTTGGTGTCCAGAATGACAGGATGGATAAG AGTGCGGGGACATTTGAAGACGTGGAGAAGCCGACCTCATCTTACCAGAAAACCAAACCTGTGGAGGCTG CCGGCAGCAGCACAGGAAGCATCAAGGCCCGCTTCGAGAACATCTCCAagcagaaagaggaggaggacaggaagaGGGCGGAGGAAGAGCGAGCGCGTCGACAGGCCAAGGagaagcaggagcaggaggaggcgcGGCGTAAGATTGAAGAAACGCCCAAGGCTCCATCTCCCGCCCCTGCTGCCAGTCCCAGTCCCGCTCCCAGCCCAACACCACCTGTCCAACATCAT GTCACAGAGGAAGCGACGTTCAACGCTGCTGCAGAGAACGGAGAGCAGCTGTACGAGGAACCGCAGAGTCGGTACGAGCCGCCACAGGAGGATCTCTACCAGACACCTGAGGAACCCGCTGCTGCCACAG AAGAGCAGCAGTATGAGTACGGTGAGGACCTTGGGGTGACGGCGGTGGCGCTCTACGACTACCAAGCAG ctGGCGACGACGAGATCTCCTTTGACCCAGACGACATCATCACCAACATCGAGATGATCGACGAAGGCTGGTGGCGAGGTGTGTGCAGAGGCTCCTACGGCCTTTTCCCCGCCAACTACGTGGAGGTTcggcagtga